The genomic stretch TTTATGCTTCTGGACCATTAGTCTTGTCTTGATATTGATCTGATTTTTTTGACCAATATGCCTGGTTAAAGTGGGAAGTTTCCACTGTGGTAATTCTGCCTAATGGTGAAGGCAGCTCACCTACTTAGACCTGGTCCTGTGCTATATGCTTCCGACCTGGAGCCCCATTTGGTCTTTGCAGTAACCCCATAAGGTAGTCAGTATTATcattattcactttttttaaaaagtgtagctCTAAGGGATTAAATAATTCCTCCTAGTGTGTTAGTAAGAGGCAGAGCCAAGATCGGAACCCCTAGTCTGTCTGACCCAAAAGCTTTGCTTCTCACCACTGGGCTACCTTCGCTCTAATATGGACTTGGTATCTGCTGTCCCCAAAGCAAAGCCCTCACTCAGAGCTCTCCTGCTTTTTTAGGAATGTCAGCTGAGTGCAAAATCAGGAGTCCCTGCTTTGAAATGCCCTGGTTTGGGGATTGTCATCCCTGGTCGTCTCTGTCCTCGAAACAGCTGCAGCAGCAGTGAGCTGTCTCTTTCAAGCACATGCAGCGAGTACTCCAGTGGCTCCTCCCACACGTGGCACGACGGGAAGAACCTCAGGAAAAGGGTAAGGCCTCCTTTCAAGGCACCTGAGCATCAGAGCGAGCCAGAAAAGAATCCTCTTCCAGTCACAAggtggaaggtgggtggggggctcAAAAAAGAATGCCCATTTGCCGAGAACCTGTTCATTCACTCCCCACACAACTAGACACGGGGATCTCATTTCCTCCTTTATATGGGAGAGGAAGCCGGTTCAAAAAGGTTAAATCGCCTGCCacaagtcacacagcaagtgagGAGTGGAGGGATGATTTGACCCAGATGACTTGGATGGCATGGGAGGGAGTTTGAGGGAGGAAGAATTTTCCTTCTGTGCTTTGCTGGAGCCCACCAACCTCCTAGATTTATGTCAAGTTGGAACCTAGAGCCCCGGCCTAATGGAACTGACTACACTTCAGACCAACTCAGACATTTCCAATTAGTTTTATGGACACCCTCTATCACTGTGACGCTCAGAGAGACTTGTTAATGTCCGCCGCAAATGAGAGCGAGCGAGGCCACTTGCCAAGCCAACCCAGACGGAGCATCCCTTGAGAACTCAAAGAGAATCCCCCCACCAGACAATAGGGAGGGTGGTGCATCAACTCAGAATAAATGACCAAAACTTTTGAAAGTATCATTGGCTTTGTCGGAATTTACTACTCAAGCATAGCATGTATTATATTGACCTCCTCTACTCAATTTTATAGCCTCATAAAACACTAATTGACTATAAATTGGAGGGTGgtatggcagagagagaaagtaccgTGGCAGGTGACAGGGACCATGGCTTCCGGGTTATTAACTAAGTCCTGCCGCTCCACGGCTCCCATCTGTAAAGGGGACCCGCACAACCGTAGGTTCCTTCAGGCTCTGAACAAACATCTTTGGACACTGGGGAAAGCCAAGTGTTTGGAATAGCTATCTTTGCAGCTTCCTGATGTTGAAGAAAAGCAGAGTACACAAGCATGGAAACCCTGAATCAGAAGGTTTGGAGGTCATTTTTCTATCATTCATGTAAACTCCATTTACGATTTGGAAGCATAGAAACCAGGAGGACTCTGTAACTGGCAGAAAAGAGTAGTGACAGAGTAGCTTTGTTATACTCTGAGCcagaacttggaaaaaaaattttgaacttGAATTCCGAACTTATTCCTTTGGACTCAGCCTCCTGATACAAAGTATGTATATTATTAGAGTTGTTCCTTCTGAGCAGATGTTCGAAGTTCTGAATAATGTTTGCTGGGTCCTGGCCCTTGACACACTGGGAAGCCCAGTCAGGGATGTTCCCAGTCTTTGTGATTGTAACTGGCTTCACGGCCACTGCTCTCCTCTCTTGGCACCCCCTGACCCCTGCTCCTTCTCGGAGCCTTTATCTTGTGTTTCTTTGCCTTgctttgactttcttttctttctttctttctttctttttttttttcttaaattttcctaATTTGAATAATCCTTGATCTTAAAAGGAAACCTCTTCCCTGAAAACAAGAAATTAAGTTTTTATGCACTTTATGCACACTCAGGTGACCGTGATCTCGAGATGTCATAGGGAAAAGTCCTAGTTCTCAAGGACCCAGCAAACTGGATCCACTCCCATAGaggcatttacatttatattatttcagGAACATCTACAGTGCTCACCATGTACCACATACTTATTTAGTACTCACTTACATAATAAACTCATAGAATATGAACTTGAAGGGGACTACTATCTTAACTTacagaataataaatatatgaccAATGGTTCTTCTATAAttcacaagtatttttttttaatattgttctgtatggaaacagaaaggaagcCTGCAGGAGATACATTAGGCTGCCCTACTTGGAGGAATCTGGGTCTAAGTCACAAGTACTTACCTGACCCACGCAGCCTTGAAAGTATTTCACAAGTATTAGCTCATTCAGTACTCTTAAGAACCTAGTTAAATAGATTCCCCTATTCCCCTattatacagatgagaaaatggaggtgcTAAGAACTAAGTAGCCAGCCAAAGATCTCATAGCTGGTAAGTAGCAGAGCTGCTTAGTTGGTTCAAGAATCACCCTCGCCATTCTGCTCTGGTGGCTTTGTTAAATCCGCCATGTTTGGGATGGATTTGTTATCTTAAGACAAAGAAtgtcctttaaaacaaaaacaaataaacaaacaaccaaaaaactatGTAGAACTGTTGTTGACCAGTCCAGAAATAAGAAAGGACTTTGGGCATCAAACCCAGGCCACTGCTTTCCCAGGAGCACCCTTCAGCTAATTTTACCACTCCCCAGAATAGCCATTTTCCAAGCAAAGCCTGAAGCTGCCTATGGAAATGCCGGCTCCTGCCGCCATCTCTCCTACAGGGGaatgcatgctttttttttttttcaattttccagAGTGTTCCAAACTTTTCTCAGGTTATTAAATACCATAACATCCTGTGGAAAACTGATTGAGGAATGTGACTAATCTCACAGGATGGAGAGCCCTGGGAGGTTTGCAGCCACTGGCCCTAGGATGAATCAGACCACAGTGGGGACGGGCTGTGAAGAGGCAGCAGGAGGCAGAGTGAGCACATCTTCCACGGGTTGAACAAATCTGCCTTTTTCAAGCTCTTTCAGGGTACTTTTGCTGGCTCCTCTTCTTATTGTGAATGTGCCTCTCAGGATCATGAAAATTCTTAGAAATCCTAACAATGGCAGCCTGCCCACATTGGTCCTTAATACCCAGACTCACTAACAGGATTTCTCCTGATGTCCAAAGAAGTTTTTAATGGTATAAacgaaaaggagaggaaaggagaagcatCACCAAACAACATTTATCCACAGCAACTTCTGACCCTGGagaattttctgaagaaaatatatcatttgacttaaaaacaataaacataaataaaaaaacaaattaacacCATATGTTCTTGCTGACAGCAAGCGTCATTTTAACGGAAATGTCTTAGATGCAAACAGATGTTCACCACTTACCAAAAAACCAAGGCTCCAATGTAAGTTTCTGATACTTTTCAACCTCTGCATAGGAGCACATGATCTGTGCTCAGTTATGGGACAGGGCAGCCGGTGTAGAGATGCCAAAGGGGGATGTGCTCTTAGCCAGGATGGGCACAGAGCACACATCTGAAACCCACCAGATTCACTCACCCAAGTTCTTCACCATTAATCatatagcctttaaaaaaaaaaaaaagaagaagaagaagaagatgactGAGGTCAGTGCCCAAATCCCACTGATTTCCCAAAGTCTTAGTCTGTGATTAACCTCTGCGGGTTCCATTTAGGAGAGGGGTGTGAGGATAACCTACGATCTCTATTATGACATTGAATAATATAGAGGAAAGAGTGGAGGTTGAGTTTGGCTCCAGTAACCTGGCAATGCCTATAGTCATGCAGGCTCCAGAGCCAACCTGCTGCCTGGTGCAAAACGCCACACCACCACTTTGTAGCTGAGTCATAGGAAGAACCTGGGAAACCAGGGCAGAAAGCATTGTTCCAACTCTTCCTTAACTGTGCGATCTCCAACAGACTAACCATGCTGCCTCTCAGTTTCCTCCCTAGTAAAACAGGGTTGATAATGTCTTCCTCACGGTGTTGTTCTGAATATTAAATCAAAGCCCTATTCCAGTGGTTGCTATGCAGCAGATGCTTGGGAAATGCTAGCTTTCTCCTTTTGCCCCACCACTTCTTATTAGCAGTACTATGAAAAAGAGGAAGGTCTTTGCAGGTtataatgctttttctgtgtcgtTTTCTTGGTCAAAACTAGCCCTGGTATTTGGAATGGTATGAGGAACAGGAAATTGACCTTTCTTGGTAGGTGAATCATTACCATAGGGTTCTAACAGCTAAGGAACGTCCCACTGTTAGATACTTATGTAAGTGTCTCACAGATGTTCCCCTTCGACCAAATAAAATCCTGAAGTCACAGAAGTATCGAACCTTAGAGTGGAAGGGACCATAGAGATAGGGACCCACTTGCTTTTCCATTTGCCCTCTCTACCTCTCAGAAACACTATACAGTGAGGCCGTATCTGGTTATTTCCTAAGTGTACCTTGAACCTATCTTCATGATTCAGGTCTTTGCCACCCCACTTCTTCTACCCAGAAATCATTTCCCCCATTTATCAACTAAGACAAACTTACCCTTCATTCAAAGGCcaggtaggtttttaaaaaaaaaatcaaaacagagcAAAAAACTCCTTATATGGAGTTTTGCATTTCATGGTTTTTCTTAGCAGAGGTTTGATTTCTCTCCTCTGAATTTCTGGAGTTCCTACTACATTTGTGTTGGTcaattataaaacacaaataccCTTGGGTATTGCTCCCTTGACTTCTGGCTATTTGCACCCAGTCTCCTCTCCCCTGCTGATCTACGTGCTCCTCGAGGACAGGCTTCTTACCTTCTTACCTTCTTACCTACTACTTCAATATACCATGGGTTCCTTAGCTCAGAAGCGGGCAAAACAGAGATCTGCTACATTGTTAATGATTAATTTGCATTAAATAATTAAAGTGTGCATTTATAAATGAACACTTAACTGCTAGAATCAAGTCTAATGACAGACTTTTCCTTTTTACAGTTGTGATCCACGTGGTTCAGTGATTTCTGATACCTACTTTTCTTTCCTAGAAATCATCACAAAACTGGGATAAAAGGCTAAGTATTGACTCTTCACTCCCGAGTGGCTTTGCTAGTCCTACAGATGAACTACCTCCAGCTCGTATCAAGGAAAGTCACATTTTGGAAGGACTGAGAAAGCTACAGAAACGTAAAGTGCTACTTGAACCCCCATCGGTGATAACCAAATGGGGTTATAAAGATTGCATGAACTCCAATGAAGGGATATATTCTCCAGGAATTAAGAGCAGCAGCCTCAAGGACTATCCCCCCTGCAAACCAGCTGACAGGAGGAGCCCCTGCAAGGAGCCCCATGAGACATTTGTTTATGACACAGATTCCCACGATGATGCTGACGAGGACTCTTCCTCCTTACCCTTGCTCCAGGCAGTTCCAAGCCAGGGCTGCAGGCTGCTGAGTCGTAAATTAACCCACAGTGTTTCTGACAGCCTATTTGGCTGGGAGCCGAATAGAAAACACTTTTCAGAAGGCACATCCTCAGTTTACCCAAGGGAAAGGCCTGAAAAGCTGGCCAGTTGTGCCAGCAACTGCCCCTTGGAGAGGAAGCTGTGCCCGCATGCACAGATGTCTCAGGtacggagagagagggagccgtGCGACCCTGGTTCTGGCCATGTGGCTCTCAGTCTCCAGCTTTCGGACACCGATGACAATGAAGCCCTTGACGAGTTGCACATAGGTAGCAGTGACGAGAAAAGCCCTTCAGACTTGTCACTGACTGCCGACACTGACAAGTCTATGGAGAATCTGGACATCCTCATGGGATTTGGAAAATCTCAACTTGGGTCTCCCgaagaggaggaaaaacaagTACCCATCCCCTTAGAGAGTCGGCCAAAGACATTTAGCTTCATTAAGCAGCAGAGGGTTGTAAAAAGGACTTCTTCAGAAGAATGCATTACTGTCATCTTTGATGCTGAAGACGGCGAGCCCATTGAATTCAGCTCTCACCAGACAGGCATTGTCACCGTTACCAGAAATGAGATTTCCATCAACCAAGCCCCTACTGGACCCAAGGCAGAACACACTGAACTTTCACCTCAGGGAATTGCTCATTTACAGCCGGGAGCTGCTGCAAGAGACTACACTTTCCTAAAGAGACCTGAAGAGGAAACCAAGAAAAACATTCCAAAAAGTGACATAGATAACATTGCGGTGGCCCGCAATGGTTCCTTCAGCCCCAGGACAGTAACACAAAGTCCTCAGCGACAAAGACCAGGCAAACCAGCATTGAATTTGTCATGCCAGAGTAGTTCTAGGTCTTCGGTGTCCATGGGTATCTATCAAAAGCAGAGTCTGACAAAAGTCCCTGCCAGGGGCAAGGCTTCACCTCAGAAGTCAAAAATAATGGAGCCTGAAGCCTCAGCAAGAGTCCCCTCCTCTGGCCCCGTGTCTCTTAAAAAATCTCCAGCCTTAGCTCCTGGGAAACTCTCCCGATTTAAAAAGACTGAGGGCCCAGCACCCCTTTTTGATTTACATATGGATTCACACATTCCAAAACACCCCAGCCAACTGCCTCATGACTCCAAAATGTCCAGCAGAAAAGACTGGGTCCCATGCTCCAAGAGTCAGGTTCCAGCGTCACAGTTGCTGCCAAGGTCCCTCACTGAGCCTAGTGATAATGGAGAATCCCTGACGAGGGAAAAACACTGTGACTCTGGGCCAGAGGCAGGGGTGAAGtcaccttcccccccaccccgtccagacaggtcaggctcccttctcGTCAGGCCCAGTTACGACTATCTGCCACCACCCTCATCAGCCAAGCCTGAAACCAGGGTCCCCAGTGAAGCAGCAAGGACTATGTACAAATCCCCCCCTCTGAAAGGACCCTCTGCTCCTATTATTTCTTCTAATCAGATCCTGGCAGAAGTGCCGGGGAAGAAACCTTCTGTGGCCTTCAGAAAGCCTGTCTTCACTCACCCTCCACCCTCCACAGAAACAGTGATTCAAACCAGATGTTCTGCACATACCCCCTCCAGCTCCTTTGCTGTGATGGCCCCAGGGCCCCCAAAGGTCTCCCCAAAGAGAGGTGTCCCCAAAACTCCACCTCACCAAATGCTTGGGACCACACAAATGGACACTGGGTTACGGACTCCCAAGAATTGCCCTTCAGCTCATGAGCCACTGGAAATCCTGTCCTCCAAAAGTGTGTCTCCAGGAAGAAAAGGACAGCTGAATGACTGTGTTCCCACATCAGCTAAGCCTTCTTTCTTAGGGGTGAATGAGGCACCATCATCTCAGGTTAGCAGTCACTCATCATCACCGTCTTCCAAAAGCCATAACACCCCATATGGTTGTCCAAACGCTCATGAGAAAGGTCTGAAAACTCGCCTCCCAGTTGGGCTCAAGGTTCTCATGAAGTCTCCCCAGTTACTCAGGAAAAGTTCCACGGTGCCAGGGAAACATGAAAAAGACAGTCTGAATGAAGCCTCTAAAAGTTCTGTGGGTGGGAGCAAGTCTAAGCCGGAGGACGCGGGGAATCCAGTGAGCCTGGAGACCATAAGGGATGAACGAAATGTGACTCCACTGGGTTTTCAGGCACAAGACAGGCTGCCTGAAGGGATTCCCCTGGATACAGCAATGCCAGAGTCATTAGAAAACAGCGTCCCTGGGGCTGATGGAAAAGATGGGGTAGAAAACAAGTCCGTGAAAAGATCCCTCTCCTCCAGTAAGCCACACCTAAAACCAGCCCTAGGCATGAATGGGGCCAAAGCCCGCAGTCAGAGTTTCAGCACTTACTCAGGAGACAAGCCCCCTACACCCCCCATGGAAGGGCCCGGCAAAGTTCGAACTCAGATTATCACCAACACTGCTGAGAGAGGCAATTCCCTCACCCGGCAGAGTTCTTCCACGGAAGGCTTGCCTAAGACCCCTTCTTCCCCCATGTATGATGGTCTTCCCGGTGCTGGGAGGCCTCTGGGACATCCCTCCTCCAGGCAAGGCTCCCCCAGGAGTACAGGCAGCTCCAGCAGCCAGCATGGGAGCCCAAGCAAGTTGCCTTTGAGAGTCCCTCCCAAATCCGAAGAGCTCCCCACCCCATGTGgaatggaagaagaggagggtTACCCCGAGGGAGGGGGCCCCAGTGAGGCTGTCCCAGAGGAAACAAGCAGCGACCACTACAGATATCCACCCACCCCAACAGACTGCCGACAAGCCCTGCAGAATCCTGGGAGGACACAGCATCCGACCAATTTTGAACCGAGCAGGACATCCAAGCTAGAGATTTCTGGAAGGTGTCCAGATACTTCTACAACCAGGACTGGCGCTGTGAGCCCCGAAGCCCCCCTCTCACCTACAATTGAAGAAAAGGTCATGTTGTGCATTCaggaaaatgtggaaaagggCCAAGTGCAAACAAAGTCCCCCTCTGTGGAAGCAAAGCCAAAGCCCGGGCCTTCTTTTGCCAGCTGGTTTGGTTTTCGGAGTAGACTTCCAGCTCTCAGTAGCAGGAAAATGGATGTCTCCAAaaccaaagtggaaaaaaaagatacaaaaggtTTGGGGTTTGGAAACAAACAActaaaatcagagaagaaaaaagagaaaaagaagcctGAGCTGCAGcgtaaaatagaaaatgaatttaCCAGGAATACCAAGGTGGCGGAGAGTCCAGACAGTAGTTTACGAAGCAAAAATGATCTGAAAACACCGCAAGGCATTTATGACCAAATGAAGTTTGAACCAAGAAATAGACCCAGTCCTGTTACATGTTCTAATAAAGATACGTTTATGACGGAACTTTTGAACAGGTAACGTGTTGGCGAAGGGAGGGTGTGAAATGTCAGGGGGCTCCCCCCACCGAAACTAGGAGAGTTGTTGACTTCCCACCCAGTAAACCCTAGGCAAGCATGTTTTCATACAAGCAGAAATGCAGAATAGCAGTCTTTTCTACATTAGCCAGAatttaaacaatgaaataaaagttagcaataaaatgataatttagtCCATGTTACTTTGTTAACCAAACCAATGGTCTTTGAAATTAAAGAATGGGAAGTTTTATCAAGGTTGATAGAAATTCAACCTATACTGGAACCGTGAATGTACCCACATGgcatgaaatggaagaaaattatacatacattttaagGTATGCCGACCTCATTGATTGTACCAAGCAAACGTATACTTAGAAACGTTGCAGAGGTAATTACATTTCCCGCTGATCTTAAGCCAGACTTGTGTTTAGCAATCACTCTTCGGTGGCTTTTATtttgctccctcctccccccacctcacaagcagttaaaaaaaataaaaataaaaataaaaataaatttttgtcaaATCTAAACTGACACACTACTGGAATGTCAGATGAAGATTTGATCAAGGCCACTGACAAACATTTATCACTCAAAGGTTTAAAGACAAAGAGATACAAAGAGGTTACTTTAAACATTAAAGGATTGGGAAAAGTAGTGATTGAAGAAGAGCAATGTAATTTATCAGAGGAATCACTTTCTACCTGCAGAGTTGATAAGAAAGCAGCTCAACAGACAGAAAGTGGATCAAATAATGTTTCCTGCAGGAGTGTGTTAAAGGGCATCTCCCAGGGCTCCTGTCTCACCAGCAGCTCTGCAAGCACTCAAGGAAACCACAAGAAAAACATCAAAACCAAGGCCGATGTGGAAATACTGAAAGGCTCCCTGGTAAGTGCTCCACCCATCCTGGTTCCGAAGTGAACCTGCCTGGGTTCTTTCTACCTTTGCTGTTGGAAATGAATGAGCAAGAGATTGGGAAGGGTAGGAAAGTtctggaaaaaggagagaaagctgGTGACGGCTTCCCGCAGAGAGGTGGCAGCGAGATTGCCAACGGGCCGCTCTTTCCGGCAAGGCTGCTGTGTTAGCTCCCTTTCAGGAGGACGGTGGAACCAGACAGTGCTGGCAAATGACACTGTGATGTCAGCTGTCATCTTCAAATTCTACTCCTGTGCAGGGGATTTGTTTGATGATCTCTTCCTTCATTCCCAGTGATACAAAAAGGAAGGAGCATGGTTATGAAAACCAAAAGTGCTAAACAACTGGAGAGAATATTGGCCATTTTGATGATTCAGTTTAAACACTATTCATTTTTTTGGAAGTTCTGTCTATGTACCAATTCCTCTCACCTAGACAGGTGTTAAGGCCAAGAAATCTACTTTGCAGCTTGACTCCCTATTATACAGTCTCAAAATTGTGAGGTCCAGAACTCAGGAggtaatttcctttaaaaaaaaagaaaatgggtgaaagggcATTTTCCATTTCCCTATCACTTGCTAGTTTCAAataatagttttgttttaaaatctccttACATTCCTTCTGTTATTGCATAATTGCTTTGGTGATGTACCTTGTTT from Neovison vison isolate M4711 chromosome 3, ASM_NN_V1, whole genome shotgun sequence encodes the following:
- the NCKAP5 gene encoding LOW QUALITY PROTEIN: nck-associated protein 5 (The sequence of the model RefSeq protein was modified relative to this genomic sequence to represent the inferred CDS: inserted 2 bases in 1 codon) yields the protein MEGKRQLEKRDFGKRLSLDSSLVEYMDSNKYIEHLLTQLEEQHRNLWREKLAVARLQREVAQRGSEGAMHEKLMHELEEERHLRLQSEKRLQEVTLESERNRIQMRGLQQQFSRMEETVRNLLKSQGPPEQKKEETVNIMVYQEKLSEEERKHKEALEGLHVVVDEDSRSESSSADEGKENTKFLLERLKALEAENSALALENENQREQYERCLDEVANQVVQALLTQKDLREECVKLKTRVFDLEQQNRTLSILFQQRIRPTSDLLLQKLHSRILDLSSGDLLSDMERSRSLTQSRTDVEMHECQLSAKSGVPALKCPGLGIVIPGRLCPRNSCSSSELSLSSTCSEYSSGSSHTWHDGKNLRKRKSSQNWDKRLSIDSSLPSGFASPTDELPPARIKESHILEGLRKLQKRKVLLEPPSVITKWGYKDCMNSNEGIYSPGIKSSSLKDYPPCKPADRRSPCKEPHETFVYDTDSHDDADEDSSSLPLLQAVPSQGCRLLSRKLTHSVSDSLFGWEPNRKHFSEGTSSVYPRERPEKLASCASNCPLERKLCPHAQMSQVRREREPCDPGSGHVALSLQLSDTDDNEALDELHIGSSDEKSPSDLSLTADTDKSMENLDILMGFGKSQLGSPEEEEKQVPIPLESRPKTFSFIKQQRVVKRTSSEECITVIFDAEDGEPIEFSSHQTGIVTVTRNEISINQAPTGPKAEHTELSPQGIAHLQPGAAARDYTFLKRPEEETKKNIPKSDIDNIAVARNGSFSPRTVTQSPQRQRPGKPALNLSCQSSSRSSVSMGIYQKQSLTKVPARGKASPQKSKIMEPEASARVPSSGPVSLKKSPALAPGKLSRFKKTEGPAPLFDLHMDSHIPKHPSQLPHDSKMSSRKDWVPCSKSQVPASQLLPRSLTEPSDNGESLTREKHCDSGPEAGVKSPSPPPRPDRSGSLLVRPSYDYLPPPSSAKPETRVPSEAARTMYKSPPLKGPSAPIISSNQILAEVPGKKPSVAFRKPVFTHPPPSTETVIQTRCSAHTPSSSFAVMAPGPPKVSPKRGVPKTPPHQMLGTTQMDTGLRTPKNCPSAHEPLEILSSKSVSPGRKGQLNDCVPTSAKPSFLGVNEAPSSQVSSHSSSPSSKSHNTPYGCPNAHEKGLKTRLPVGLKVLMKSPQLLRKSSTVPGKHEKDSLNEASKSSVGGSKSKPEDAGNPVSLETIRDERNVTPLGFQAQDRLPEGIPLDTAMPESLENSVPGADGKDGVENKSVKRSLSSSKPHLKPALGMNGAKARSQSFSTYSGDKPPTPPMEGPGKVRTQIITNTAERGNSLTRQSSSTEGLPKTPSSPMYDGLPGAGRPLGHPSSRQGSPRSTGSSSSQHGSPSKLPLRVPPKSEELPTPCGMEEEEGYPEGGGPSEAVPEETSSDHYRYPPTPTDCRQALQNPGRTQHPTNFEPSRTSKLEISGRCPDTSTTRTGAVSPEAPLSPTIEEKVMLCIQENVEKGQVQTKSPSVEAKPKPGPSFASWFGFRSRLPALSSRKMDVSKTKVEKKDTKGLGFGNKQLKSEKKKEKKKPELQRKIENEFTRNTKVAESPDSSLRSKNDLKTPQGIYDQMKFEPRNRPSPVTCSNKDTFMTELLNRVDKKAAQQTESGSNNVSCRSVLKGISQGSCLTSSSASTQGNHKKNIKTKADVEILKGSLIKEASVSLQEDEDTVADSTFQSHIIESNCLMRTLDSGIGTFPLPDSGNRSTGRYLCHPDFPEDTEPILSLQPALCAASSIRAQTLEREVPSSADSQASADNAIVHSTSDPIMTARAIRPLESHLPKPASSGKVNSQKQNEAEPRPQTCSSFEYTENTITSEQLPDWGGEGPTAETQDKVPRMCAYSASAGSASDSDLDYGDNGFGAGRDKLVKAMKSATQGLSYNRLRKQSNKHETXGKHGALFMSDTVGLSVKLKQVEETKEDPENRLSKISLESFNKYNSKTMILLEREKNSLNKVEGQKEEKEKNEEASLSSSDRPGVDNLESLSDSLYDSFSSCASQGSNDV